Proteins co-encoded in one Saccharomyces cerevisiae S288C chromosome II, complete sequence genomic window:
- the YBP1 gene encoding Ybp1p (Protein involved in cellular response to oxidative stress; required for oxidation of specific cysteine residues of transcription factor Yap1p, resulting in nuclear localization of Yap1p in response to stress; YBP1 has a paralog, YBP2, that arose from the whole genome duplication), with protein sequence MEPIDDILFEVTDAFKTQKEDLLELVTLIDIYGEQVNQEGSYEEKTRFIETLNTLLEDNPSTTGEIGWDLPKGLLKFLSKDNVDVNGRLGTNMIVQGVMKCFYAISIQGEPKKCLITGLELLSSLCSKDFSKSDQQNKEDFVDKKANTLPPEGVIENSSNRKDFPSYGESKSSNEFFLKLKSYILFEFIGASLKRISTLFPSKYLGAAVSTIEKFVYSHADTFEDALFLLRRVYTFCRNYIPPDPPKDIQLNEDFTREMFDKVVEEESELQVRLLRRLCTFGISTPIKTVTTNADVKYYCALNQQKFELSAYYTEYLELFCRYYQMAFSLDVDIEGEFQNVIKECRIIYKSVPQEISAVNDEAKLVLERMVYKLAYTFEVQKAAKEKNVGLDYNGVILFSGIHYLETNQHLVKEMNITDAIYLYLRFTTPSLYSKVYYNVAVESVSRYWLWYAITTEPLEDVKKELKNLSVFVTKTLLHVLLQKNCIQVNQQLRMITFTLLTRLLCLIPEKVAFEFILDVLKTSPLPLAKTSVLCVFKDLSRRRISTKDNDSETDLIVEKLSKLKVNDSNKAQQSNIRHYIQLDSSKMKAVHDCCLQTIQDSFTADAKKSDILLLLTYLNIFIVLKKTWDEDLLKIVCSKIDSNLKSVEPDKLPKYKEIVDKNESLNDYFTGIK encoded by the coding sequence ATGGAACCAATTGATGACATACTTTTTGAGGTTACTGATGCGTTCAAAACTCAGAAGGAGGATCTTCTTGAGTTGGTAACATTGATTGATATATATGGCGAGCAAGTTAACCAAGAGGGGAGctatgaagaaaagacgAGATTCATTGAAACTTTGAATACATTGTTAGAGGATAATCCGAGTACTACTGGTGAAATCGGTTGGGATCTGCCTAAGGGATTATTGAAGTTCTTGTCAAAGGATAATGTCGATGTAAATGGAAGACTAGGTACGAATATGATTGTCCAAGGTGTAATGAAGTGTTTCTATGCCATCTCAATCCAAGGCGAGCCCAAAAAATGTTTAATTACTGGGTTGGAGTTGCTTTCATCCCtttgttcaaaagatttttccAAGAGTGATCAACAGAATAAGGAAGACTTTGTTGATAAAAAGGCCAATACGTTACCTCCTGAAGGAGTAATCGAAAATTCCTCTAATCGAAAAGATTTTCCATCCTACGGTGAAAGCAAGAGTtcaaatgaatttttcttgaagttGAAATCCTACATTTTATTTGAATTCATAGGGGCGAGTCTGAAAAGGATTTCTACTCTGTTTCCTTCGAAATATCTGGGAGCTGCTGTGTCAACAATTGAGAAATTTGTGTATAGTCATGCGGACACTTTTGAAGATGcccttttccttcttcgtAGGGTGTACACATTCTGCAGGAACTATATTCCCCCTGATCCACCAAAAGATATACAATTGAACGAAGATTTTACTCGAGAGATGTTTGATAAAGTTGTGGAGGAAGAAAGTGAATTACAGGTTAGACTATTGCGTAGGCTTTGTACTTTTGGTATTTCGACACCCATAAAAACTGTCACCACCAATGCCGACGTGAAATACTATTGTGCACTAAATCAACAGAAGTTTGAATTATCTGCATATTACACCGAATATCTTGAGCTATTTTGCAGGTATTACCAAATGGCGTTCTCGCTTGATGTTGATATAGAGGGAGAATTTCAGAATGTGATAAAAGAATGTAGGATTATTTATAAGTCTGTACCCCAGGAGATTTCCGCTGTTAATGATGAAGCAAAGTTggttttggaaagaatggTATATAAATTGGCTTATACATTCGAAGTACAAAAGGCcgctaaagaaaaaaatgttggTTTGGACTATAATGGtgtaatattattttctggTATCCACTATTTGGAAACCAATCAACATTTAGTAAAGGAAATGAATATAACGGATGCCATTTATCTCTACTTGAGATTTACAACTCCATCATTATATTCTAAAGTTTACTATAATGTAGCAGTTGAATCAGTTAGTCGCTACTGGCTATGGTATGCTATTACAACCGAGCCCTTGGAGgatgtaaaaaaagaattgaagaatcTTTCAGTGTTTGTTACAAAAACATTATTGCATGTTCTACTTCAAAAGAACTGTATTCAGGTCAATCAGCAGTTAAGAATGATAACTTTCACTCTTCTCACCAGATTACTATGTTTAATACCTGAAAAAGTTGCATTTGAGTTTATCTTAGATGTGCTTAAGACATCTCCCCTTCCATTGGCTAAGACGTCCGTATTATGTGTTTTTAAAGACCTTTCAAGGCGACGCATCTCCACCAAGGATAACGATTCTGAGACGGATTTGATTGTCGAAAAATTATCCAAACTGAAGGTCAATGATAGTAACAAAGCTCAGCAAAGTAACATCAGACATTATATCCAACTAGATTCTTCCAAAATGAAAGCTGTTCATGACTGTTGTCTGCAGACTATCCAAGATTCATTTACGGCAGATGCCAAGAAGAGTGATATATTATTACTGCTAACTTActtgaatattttcattgtgctaaaaaaaacatgGGATGAAGATCTACTGAAGATTGTTTGTTCGAAGATTGATTCTAATTTGAAGTCAGTCGAACCTGATAAACTTCCGAAGTATAAGGAAATTGTGGATAAAAACGAATCTCTAAATGACTATTTTACTGGTATAAAATGA
- the PYC2 gene encoding pyruvate carboxylase 2 (Pyruvate carboxylase isoform; cytoplasmic enzyme that converts pyruvate to oxaloacetate; differentially regulated than isoform Pyc1p; mutations in the human homolog are associated with lactic acidosis; PYC2 has a paralog, PYC1, that arose from the whole genome duplication) — MSSSKKLAGLRDNFSLLGEKNKILVANRGEIPIRIFRSAHELSMRTIAIYSHEDRLSMHRLKADEAYVIGEEGQYTPVGAYLAMDEIIEIAKKHKVDFIHPGYGFLSENSEFADKVVKAGITWIGPPAEVIDSVGDKVSARHLAARANVPTVPGTPGPIETVQEALDFVNEYGYPVIIKAAFGGGGRGMRVVREGDDVADAFQRATSEARTAFGNGTCFVERFLDKPKHIEVQLLADNHGNVVHLFERDCSVQRRHQKVVEVAPAKTLPREVRDAILTDAVKLAKVCGYRNAGTAEFLVDNQNRHYFIEINPRIQVEHTITEEITGIDIVSAQIQIAAGATLTQLGLLQDKITTRGFSIQCRITTEDPSKNFQPDTGRLEVYRSAGGNGVRLDGGNAYAGATISPHYDSMLVKCSCSGSTYEIVRRKMIRALIEFRIRGVKTNIPFLLTLLTNPVFIEGTYWTTFIDDTPQLFQMVSSQNRAQKLLHYLADLAVNGSSIKGQIGLPKLKSNPSVPHLHDAQGNVINVTKSAPPSGWRQVLLEKGPSEFAKQVRQFNGTLLMDTTWRDAHQSLLATRVRTHDLATIAPTTAHALAGAFALECWGGATFDVAMRFLHEDPWERLRKLRSLVPNIPFQMLLRGANGVAYSSLPDNAIDHFVKQAKDNGVDIFRVFDALNDLEQLKVGVNAVKKAGGVVEATVCYSGDMLQPGKKYNLDYYLEVVEKIVQMGTHILGIKDMAGTMKPAAAKLLIGSLRTRYPDLPIHVHSHDSAGTAVASMTACALAGADVVDVAINSMSGLTSQPSINALLASLEGNIDTGINVEHVRELDAYWAEMRLLYSCFEADLKGPDPEVYQHEIPGGQLTNLLFQAQQLGLGEQWAETKRAYREANYLLGDIVKVTPTSKVVGDLAQFMVSNKLTSDDIRRLANSLDFPDSVMDFFEGLIGQPYGGFPEPLRSDVLRNKRRKLTCRPGLELEPFDLEKIREDLQNRFGDIDECDVASYNMYPRVYEDFQKIRETYGDLSVLPTKNFLAPAEPDEEIEVTIEQGKTLIIKLQAVGDLNKKTGQREVYFELNGELRKIRVADKSQNIQSVAKPKADVHDTHQIGAPMAGVIIEVKVHKGSLVKKGESIAVLSAMKMEMVVSSPADGQVKDVFIKDGESVDASDLLVVLEEETLPPSQKK; from the coding sequence atgaGCAGTAGCAAGAAATTGGCCGGTCTTAGGGACAATTTCAGTTTGCTCGGCGAAAAGAATAAGATCTTGGTCGCCAATAGAGGTGAAATTCCGATTAGAATTTTTAGATCTGCTCATGAGCTGTCTATGAGAACCATCGCCATATACTCCCATGAGGACCGTCTTTCAATGCACAGGTTGAAGGCGGACGAAGCGTATGTTATCGGGGAGGAGGGCCAGTATACACCTGTGGGTGCTTACTTGGCAATGGACGAGATCATCGAAATTGCAAAGAAGCATAAGGTGGATTTCATCCATCCAGGTTATGGGTTCTTGTCTGAAAATTCGGAATTTGCCGACAAAGTAGTGAAGGCCGGTATCACTTGGATCGGCCCTCCAGCTGAAGTTATTGACTCTGTGGGTGACAAAGTCTCTGCCAGACACTTGGCAGCAAGAGCTAACGTTCCTACCGTTCCCGGTACTCCAGGACCTATCGAAACTGTGCAAGAGGCACTTGACTTCGTTAATGAATACGGCTACCCGGTGATCATTAAGGCCGCCtttggtggtggtggtagAGGTATGAGAGTCGTTAGAGAAGGTGACGACGTGGCAGATGCCTTTCAACGTGCTACCTCCGAAGCCCGTACTGCCTTCGGTAATGGTACCTGCTTTGTGGAAAGATTCTTGGACAAGCCAAAGCATATTGAAGTTCAATTGTTGGCTGATAACCACGGAAACGTGGTTCATCTTTTCGAAAGAGACTGTTCTGTGCAAAGAAGACACCAAAAAGTTGTCGAAGTCGCTCCAGCAAAGACTTTGCCCCGTGAAGTTCGTGACGCTATTTTGACAGATGCTGTTAAATTAGCTAAGGTATGTGGTTACAGAAACGCAGGTACCGCCGAATTCTTGGTTGACAACCAAAACAGACACtatttcattgaaattaATCCAAGAATTCAAGTGGAGCATACCATCACTGAAGAAATCACCGGTATTGACATTGTTTCTGCCCAAATCCAGATTGCCGCAGGTGCCACTTTGACTCAACTAGGTCTATTACAGGATAAAATCACCACCCGTGGGTTTTCCATCCAATGTCGTATTACCACTGAAGATCCCTCTAAGAATTTCCAACCGGATACCGGTCGCCTGGAGGTCTATCGTTCTGCCGGTGGTAATGGTGTGAGATTGGACGGTGGTAACGCTTATGCAGGTGCTACTATCTCGCCTCACTACGACTCAATGCTGGTCAAATGTTCATGCTCTGGTTCTACTTATGAAATCGTCCGTAGGAAGATGATTCGTGCCCTGATCGAATTCAGAATCAGAGGTGTTAAGACCAACATTCCCTTCCTATTGACTCTTTTGACCAATCCAGTTTTTATTGAGGGTACATACTGGACGACTTTTATTGACGACACCCCACAACTGTTCCAAATGGTATCGTCACAAAACAGAGCGCAAAAACTGTTACACTATTTGGCAGACTTGGCAGTTAACGGTTCTTCTATTAAGGGTCAAATTGGCTTGCCAAAACTAAAATCAAATCCAAGTGTCCCCCATTTGCACGATGCTCAGGGCAATGTCATCAACGTTACAAAGTCTGCACCACCATCCGGATGGAGACAAGTGCTACTGGAAAAGGGACCATCTGAATTTGCCAAGCAAGTCAGACAGTTCAATGGTACTCTACTGATGGACACCACCTGGAGAGACGCTCATCAATCTCTACTTGCAACAAGAGTCAGAACCCACGATTTGGCTACAATCGCTCCAACAACCGCACATGCCCTTGCAGGTGCTTTCGCTTTAGAATGTTGGGGTGGTGCTACATTCGACGTTGCAATGAGATTCTTGCATGAGGATCCATGGGAACGTCTGAGAAAATTAAGATCTCTGGTGCCTAATATTCCATTCCAAATGTTATTACGTGGTGCCAACGGTGTGGCTTACTCTTCATTACCTGACAATGCTATTGACCATTTTGTCAAGCAAGCCAAGGATAATGGTGTTGATATATTTAGAGTTTTTGATGCCTTGAATGATTTAGAACAATTAAAAGTTGGTGTGAATGCTGTCAAGAAGGCCGGTGGTGTTGTCGAAGCTACTGTTTGTTACTCTGGTGACATGCTTCAGCCAGGTAAGAAATACAACTTAGACTACTACCTAGAAgttgttgaaaaaatagttCAAATGGGTACACATATCTTGGGTATTAAGGATATGGCAGGTACTATGAAACCGGCCGCTGCCAAATTATTAATTGGCTCCCTAAGAACCAGATATCCGGATTTACCAATTCATGTTCACAGTCATGACTCCGCAGGTACTGCTGTTGCGTCTATGACTGCATGTGCCCTAGCAGGTGCTGATGTTGTCGATGTAGCTATCAATTCAATGTCGGGCTTAACTTCCCAACCATCAATTAATGCACTGTTGGCTTCATTAGAAGGTAACATTGATACTGGGATTAACGTTGAGCATGTTCGTGAATTAGATGCATACTGGGCCGAAATGAGACTGTTGTATTCTTGTTTCGAGGCCGACTTGAAGGGACCAGATCCAGAAGTTTACCAACATGAAATCCCAGGTGGTCAATTGACTAACTTGTTATTCCAAGCTCAACAACTGGGTCTTGGTGAACAATGGGCTGAAACTAAAAGAGCTTACAGAGAAGCCAATTACCTACTGGGAGATATTGTTAAAGTTACCCCAACTTCTAAGGTTGTCGGTGATTTAGCTCAATTCATGGTTTCTAACAAACTGACTTCCGACGATATTAGACGTTTAGCTAATTCTTTGGACTTTCCTGACTCTGTTATGGACTTTTTTGAAGGTTTAATTGGTCAACCATACGGTGGGTTCCCAGAACCATTAAGATCTGATGTATTGAGAAACAAGAGAAGAAAGTTGACGTGCCGTCCAGGTTTAGAATTAGAACCATTTGATCTCgaaaaaattagagaaGACTTGCAGAACAGATTCGgtgatattgatgaatgCGATGTTGCTTCTTACAATATGTATCCAAGGGTCTATGAAGATTTCCAAAAGATCAGAGAAACATACGGTGATTTATCAGTTCTACCAACCAAAAATTTCCTAGCACCAGCAGAACCTGATGAAGAAATCGAAGTCACCATCGAACAAGGTAAGACTTTGATTATCAAATTGCAAGCTGTTGGTGACTTAAATAAGAAAACTGGGCAAAGAGAAGTGTATTTTGAATTGAACGGTGAATTAAGAAAGATCAGAGTTGCAGACAAGTCACAAAACATACAATCTGTTGCTAAACCAAAGGCTGATGTCCACGATACTCACCAAATCGGTGCACCAATGGCTGGTGTTATCATAGAAGTTAAAGTACATAAAGGGTCTTTGGTGAAAAAGGGCGAATCGATTGCTGTTTTGAGTGCCatgaaaatggaaatggTTGTCTCTTCACCAGCAGATGGTCAAGTTAAAGACGTTTTCATTAAGGATGGTGAAAGTGTTGACGCATCAGATTTGTTGGTTGTcctagaagaagaaaccCTACCCCCATCccaaaaaaagtaa
- the SDS24 gene encoding Sds24p (Protein involved in cell separation during budding; one of two S. cerevisiae homologs (Sds23p and Sds24p) of the S. pombe Sds23 protein, which is implicated in APC/cyclosome regulation; may play an indirect role in fluid-phase endocytosis; protein abundance increases in response to DNA replication stress; SDS24 has a paralog, SDS23, that arose from the whole genome duplication), which translates to MASTSNTFPPSQSNSSNNLPTSRHASIVEMLSTPPLLPHVQVNDTDDKEQPEESTPPTATAAAPGPGCAATPAPLRDEKPQFKLSAVPMTQTPSQCLSCVHAQKWQHIPLSQLIEQNKLIFVPGSISVEEAFNTLIKYHLNSIPVESFPGDMNCFTFDYNDLNSYLLLVLNKITVSNKQLTADCQNGKPVPVGEMVKLTPKNPFYKLPENESLSTVMGILGSGVHRVAITNEEMTKVKGILSQRRLIKYLWDNARSFTSLEPLLNSSLQDLHIGVLNIQSKPTSRQSRVISIQGEEPLIMGLYKMHVERISSIAVIDKQGNLLGNISVTDVKHVTRTSQYPLLHKTCRHFISVILNSRGLETGKDSFPIFHVYPSSSLARTLAKLVATKSHRLWIVQPPESSTSASSTNLTAANTAANAVSATAQSSANGATPMSKSSSSTSLNSHSPLMTAMEDPPSPRSSAIAIPPPSPASSTNTPNLFEKEYRTGKLIGVVSLTDIINLLARKQTGNKEVDPQSARRQRGSIAM; encoded by the coding sequence ATGGCTTCTACTTCGAACACGTTCCCTCCAAGCCAAAGCAATTCTTCCAACAACCTTCCAACTTCTAGACATGCATCCATTGTGGAGATGCTGTCTACTCCGCCATTGCTGCCCCACGTTCAAGTGAACGATACAGACGACAAGGAACAACCAGAAGAGTCCACGCCGCCAACAGCAACAGCGGCAGCGCCTGGTCCAGGTTGTGCTGCTACACCCGCCCCCTTGCGCGATGAAAAGCCTCAATTCAAACTATCAGCTGTTCCTATGACCCAGACGCCATCGCAGTGTCTGTCATGTGTGCACGCCCAAAAATGGCAACACATACCGTTGTCGCAATTGATCGAACAGAATAAGCTTATTTTTGTTCCAGGTTCCATATCGGTAGAGGAGGCATTCAACACTTTGATCAAGTATCATCTAAACTCTATTCCCGTGGAATCTTTCCCCGGCGACATGAACTGTTTTACTTTCGACTACAATGACCTTAATTCGTACCTTTTGCTGGttttgaataaaatcaCCGTCAGCAACAAACAGCTTACTGCAGATTGCCAGAATGGAAAACCCGTACCAGTGGGCGAAATGGTGAAACTAACTCCTAAGAATCCGTTCTATAAGCTGCCGGAGAATGAGAGTTTGTCCACGGTGATGGGGATTCTCGGTTCGGGTGTCCATCGTGTAGCGATAACAAACGAAGAGATGACCAAAGTTAAAGGTATTTTGTCCCAACGTCGTTTGATAAAGTATCTTTGGGACAACGCTAGATCTTTTACAAGCTTAGAACCTCTATTAAACTCCTCATTACAAGATTTGCACATCGGTGTTCTCAATATTCAATCTAAGCCAACTTCAAGACAATCCCGTGTCATCTCTATTCAAGGCGAGGAGCCCTTAATCATGGGCCTTTATAAAATGCATGtggaaagaatttcttccattgCAGTCATCGACAAACAAGGTAATTTGCTAGGTAACATATCGGTAACGGACGTAAAACATGTCACAAGAACCTCCCAATACCCCTTACTACATAAGACATGTCGCCATTTCATTTCTGTCATTTTAAACTCCAGAGGATTAGAAACGGGTAAAGATTCTTTCCCCATTTTTCACGTATACCCCAGTAGTTCACTAGCAAGGACTCTTGCCAAGTTAGTTGCTACAAAGTCTCATAGACTATGGATCGTACAACCGCCGGAGTCGTCAACCTCGGCGTCATCCACAAATTTAACAGCTGCTAATACTGCAGCCAATGCAGTTTCTGCCACCGCTCAATCGTCTGCTAATGGTGCGACTCCAATGTCAAAGTCATCCTCTTCAACATCCCTCAACTCCCACTCTCCGTTGATGACAGCAATGGAAGACCCACCATCCCCACGTTCTTCGGCCATCGCGATCCCACCACCAAGTCCCGCTTCCTCAACAAACACACCAAACCTATTCGAAAAGGAATATAGAACGGGTAAGTTGATCGGTGTGGTCTCATTGACAGACATCATCAACTTATTAGCAAGGAAACAAACAGGGAATAAAGAAGTGGATCCGCAATCCGCAAGAAGACAGAGAGGCAGTATCGCCATGTGA
- the ATG12 gene encoding Atg12p (Ubiquitin-like modifier involved in autophagy and the Cvt pathway; conserved; conjugated to Atg5p to form a complex involved in Atg8p lipidation; Atg5p-Atg12p conjugate enhances E2 activity of Atg3p by rearranging its catalytic site, also forms a complex with Atg16p; the Atg5-Atg12/Atg16 complex binds to membranes and is essential for autophagosome formation; homolog of mammalian ULK1) — protein MSRILESENETESDESSIISTNNGTAMERSRNNQELRSSPHTVQNRLELFSRRLSQLGLASDISVDQQVEDSSSGTYEQEETIKTNAQTSKQKSHKDEKNIQKIQIKFQPIGSIGQLKPSVCKISMSQSFAMVILFLKRRLKMDHVYCYINNSFAPSPQQNIGELWMQFKTNDELIVSYCASVAFG, from the coding sequence ATGAGTAGGATCCTAGAGAGcgaaaatgaaacagaAAGTGACGAAAGCTCCATCATATCCACAAATAATGGAACGGCAATGGAAAGATCCAGAAATAATCAAGAATTAAGATCATCTCCTCATACCGTTCAAAATAGATTGGAACTTTTTAGCAGGAGATTGTCTCAGCTTGGTTTGGCGAGTGACATTTCTGTCGACCAGCAAGTTGAAGATTCCTCTAGTGGCACTTATGAACAGGAAGAGACAATCAAAACGAATGCACAAACaagcaaacaaaaaagcCATAAAGACGAAAAAAACATACAAAAGATACAGATAAAATTTCAGCCCATTGGTTCTATTGGGCAGTTAAAACCATCTGTTTGTAAAATATCAATGTCACAGTCTTTTGCAATggttattttatttcttaaGAGACGGCTGAAAATGGACCATGTTTATTGTTATATAAATAATTCGTTTGCGCCAAGTCCGCAGCAAAATATTGGTGAACTTTGGATGCAATTCAAGACTAATGATGAGCTTATTGTAAGTTATTGTGCATCCGTAGCGTTTGGTTAA
- the HPC2 gene encoding Hpc2p (Subunit of the HIR complex; HIR is a nucleosome assembly complex involved in regulation of histone gene transcription; mutants display synthetic defects with subunits of FACT, a complex that allows passage of RNA Pol II through nucleosomes): MDQKAIVLDNSKSGSKQTKSSGKMQTQTDTNAEVLNTDNSIKKETGSDSEDLFNKFSNKKTNRKIPNIAEELAKNRNYVKGASPSPIIISGSSSTSPSGPSSSSTNPMGIPTNRFNKNTVELYQHSPSPVMTTNKTDTEEKRQNNRNMDNKNTPERGSSSFAAKQLKISSLLTISSNEDSKTLHINDTNGNKNSNAASNNIPSAYAELHTEGNSIESLIKPPSSPRNKSLTPKVILPTQNMDGTIAKDPHLGDNTPGILIAKTSSPVNLDVESTAQSLGKFNKSTNSLKAALTKAPAEKVSLKRSISSVTNSDSNISSSKKPTSEKAKKSSSASAILPKPTTTKTSKKAASNSSDSTRKKNASNKTTSAIKKESNAGSKLNTVKKENSSLSSIKATEKEKDKGGNSTEAKNSTSNVRKEPTAKSPKRLVAAPTVSPPKILQTAETKAKEPSILIDVPLYQADTNDYLDENGQVIFNLSTLIKEKYHPKSKELAQLKDSKRNLLMQLSDHSNGSLEKEKDEEGDVIELDDDEDMEEDEGEIDTETNTVTTTISPKKKSHPMKGKNLIGKYDVEDPFIDDSELLWEEQRAATKDGFFVYFGPLIEKGHYASLERANGTMKRGGVKNK; the protein is encoded by the exons ATGGACCAAAAAG CAATTGTCCTTGATAACTCTAAAAGTGGTAGTAAACAGACAAAATCGAGTGGCAAAATGCAAACGCAAACAGATACTAATGCTGAAGTTCTAAACACCGATAACAGtatcaaaaaagaaacaggAAGTGATTCTGAGgatcttttcaataaattttcaaacaaaaaaacgAACAGGAAAATACCCAACATCGCTGAAGAATTAGCGAAAAACAGAAACTACGTAAAAGGTGCGTCTCCGTCTCCCATTATAATTTCTGGTTCCTCTTCAACTTCTCCATCAGGACCCTCTTCCTCCAGTACAAACCCGATGGGGATACCAACGAATCgatttaataaaaatactgTAGAACTATATCAGCATTCACCATCCCCCGTGATGACTACTAACAAGACTGATACAGAGGAAAAGAGACAAAACAATAGAAATATGGATAATAAAAACACCCCAGAAAGAGGatcttcttcctttgcTGCTAAGCAACTAAAAATATCATCCTTGTTAACTATATCCTCCAATGAAGATAGTAAAACTTTGCATATAAACGATACTAATGGCAACAAAAATAGTAATGCCGCCAGTAATAATATTCCATCGGCTTATGCAGAACTCCATACAGAGGGAAATAGCATTGAATCACTAATAAAACCCCCAAGCTCTCCCAGAAATAAATCTCTAACGCCCAAAGTTATCTTGCCAACACAGAATATGGATGGTACAATTGCAAAGGATCCTCATTTAGGTGATAATACACCAGGAATACTCATAGCAAAAACTAGTTCTCCCGTAAATTTGGATGTTGAAAGCACTGCACAATCTCTGGGAAAATTTAACAAGTCCACTAATTCTTTGAAAGCTGCCCTAACAAAAGCTCCTGCAGAAAAGGTCTCTTTAAAACGTAGCATTAGTTCAGTTACAAACAGTGATTCTAATATTAGCTCCAGCAAAAAGCCTACGTCTgaaaaagctaaaaaaTCAAGTTCAGCATCAGCAATACTACCAAAGCCAACAACGACCAAGACATCAAAAAAAGCTGCTAGCAATAGTAGCGATTCtaccagaaaaaaaaacgccTCGAACAAGACTACATCAGCCATAAAGAAAGAGTCAAATGCCGGCTCCAAATTGAACACTGTTAAGAAGGAAAATAGCTCTTTATCTTCTATCAAAGCCActgagaaagaaaaagataaaggTGGAAATAGCACGGAAGCAAAAAACTCTACCAGCAACGTTAGAAAGGAACCAACTGCAAAATCCCCAAAAAGGTTAGTAGCCGCACCGACAGTCAGTCCACCAAAAATTCTACAAACGGCAGAAACCAAAGCAAAGGAACCCTCGATATTGATTGACGTTCCATTGTATCAAGCTGATACAAACGACTACCTAGACGAAAACGGTCAggttatttttaatttatcaactttaataaaagagaaGTATCACCCGAAAAGTAAAGAACTAGCACAACTTAAAGACTCTAAAAGAAATTTATTAATGCAATTATCCGATCATTCTAACGGCTCactagaaaaggaaaaagatgaagaaggagATGTAATAGAacttgatgatgatgaggatatggaagaagatgaagggGAAATAGATACAGAAACTAATACTGTAACTACCACCATCTCTCCGAAGAAGAAGTCGCATCCTATGAAaggtaaaaatttgattgGTAAATATGACGTTGAAGATCCGTTCATTGATGATTCGGAGTTATTGTGGGAGGAACAGCGTGCTGCCACCAAGGACggtttttttgtttacttTGGTCCATTAATCGAAAAAGGTCACTATGCAAGTTTGGAGCGTGCAAATGGTACCATGAAAAGAGGTGGtgttaaaaataaataa